The nucleotide window GCCATAGGCCCAATactaatttaattttatattatatattattaagaagaaaattttattatgattaatgtaaaataaaatatttttattaataaatgtaaacgtttttaattttattcattaagttatatatttatgtagataaattatttttagtttttgaatttatttttattattttttaatatttatgatatatatagtaGTGTTACATTTccttatataattttgatgACGTATAGActttttttcttaatatttttaaataaataatggtTTGCATTTTTGGATGAATAATTAAAAAGTTAATGAACtcatgtatataattatttatatgattaaTTAATGTATCTATAAAAGCAATACTGTTGATAAACTTAATGCCCAAATGAACATATTTATAGatttaaatatgtacatgcttatatatatttgattgtatataaattaaatttagcAGTATGAATTAAGTTTCTTTGTGTAAAAATAGCAACTTAATAGTAAGTGAAGACATTATTGtaagtttatttatttatgatttatattatatgtacacTACTTTAAATACATgctataataaaaaaaaatattataattgtgGAGTTTgctatttatttatcattataggaatatatttttaaatatttttcattaaaatgttatataaaacatacatgtatttataaatgtattatattttgtaatataaatattatttaaaaatttaaaaagaaCATAATAGCACCAGTGGCGTAATTGGATAGCGCAATGCCTTCCTAAGGCAAAGGTTATGGGTTCGAGTCCCATCTGgtgtaataatatttttcgaaaaattttaatttgtgaaaaaaatattttcaatatagaataagtaaatattatatatgagtaaataaatagttaagaaaataataaatatctcAAATAAAAggtttattttaataattaattataattggTATTATTTGCATTTACTATGAGTTTAATATGGCAATGAGttctacaaaaaataatttacatatttttatatcatatattttttttatttgttttttcaaaCTCAGAGACAACAATAtgaatgaaatatttatgatagactatagaatatatttctaagctttaaaatatcataataaatgcaaaataaaatatttcttaTGATTTAAAAttctaattttttcattttatatggaaaaaaaattgcaGTATATTTCAGCATTCGCTTATACTGATATACAAGATGGGTAAAAAGGATTTTATATAAgtaataaatgaatatattgtCGTTataaaaaagacaaaatattatgttttatGAATATTAACCATGTTATAGTAATGttatataagtattataatacttttttatataaaaaatgtaaatataattaaaatttattgaataattaaaattgaaaaaaggGCGCGCACGGATTTGAACCATGGACCCGCTGATCTGCAGTCAGCTGCTCTACCGCTGAGCTACACGCCCACTAATAGGATTGTGAAATGATGTTATTgtatacaatatatttatcatataaaaaatatgtaactATACTTGTAAAATTCCATAATGAGAAGACGACCaaactataaaaaataaatacatattttataaaataataatattagcaATAAacaatacatttttaatataaaatatttataaaaaatatgaataaaaaatgaatatttaatttattatgttttacATATTAAAATGCTTTTTGTTCAAAAggtataatttattattgttattttttttatatgaatattaatgatttatagaatataaaaattatagataaataaatgtaGATATTATCCTGCATGCATTTGTGTTCCTTTGTTGATGCCTAATATATGacgatatatttatataaattaatatatattaattaagcATCTGTGGTCTAGTGGTAGAATACTTCGTTGCCATCGAAGTGACCCGGGTTCGATTCCCGGCAGAtgcataataatttttttttttccataaaaaaatatgaactaTTTAAATCCAAAACATAACAGTAAATTTTAGAGTAAAaagttatattaaatatatttttgtagatttttttattatgaaaataaagtttcaaataattgataaaatttaaattataaagattattttttaagaatttcatacatatttttgaaaatgtttttataattttaataaacatataaactttttttatacataaatttgcatgtctataaataatatataactatCGTAGCATTTTTAacaactttatttttttcgaaaaatttaaaatatcgCTATAACTGTAACCtcaaaaaaactatataaaaatacaagTATAAAAACCACTTCGAACATTTTATCCGCTCTCTAAGTATGTTTATTATCTAATATTTGCGTTTTAATGAAgggaaataaaattaaaaacttTATGTCAATATTATTGGTATTACTGGAATAATCTTTCTTTGggaaaaaatttataatataataatataatttaatactattattaattttcatGATAGTTCGaactttataattatttggtcaaaaaaaagttacatagacatatttttatgatgaagataaaaaattatgactTTATGTTTATATCCAAAATTATAACTAATACaagctatttttttatataattttttataatataacaaaaattacatatataCGACATATAATGAGGATGCGTAAAATATTATGGGTGATCTACATAGTGCTTATATATACCCGTAGATCAATTTAGCTTTATTGtataaattatcataaataatatatatgtatacaataCATACTAAAATTAACACTATATTTTTTGGtggtatttttttacatatttaagTAGTTACCTTTTTtcataaagataaaaaatatagataatgaAATGTggtaaaatgaaaaaagtaatgtatttaaaaattttatgaaaattctCATTATTCATTTTAAAGAACAAAGCTATTGGTAAAAGTTATAACAGTATTTTAATTCATAAACTAAcctaatatttataaataaatatatattgtatttataaataaatatatactgtattataaataaatatatacttatttatacttatgtataataaattCGATAATGAAAAtcaacataaaaaatatggttGTAATAAAAAACGGGGTTGCTTAATTATGAATTACCTATAAcctaaaatttttaaatattttgatgAACTTGGTTTAGAATATATTATGCatacttatttttattataataaataaatagaaTACATATGTAGTGTTTTGTGagtatatttaattaaagtaataaaaatatttttttcgtataAGATAAAACATTAGTTATGTTTATTATcggttttatttatttggtttttaaataaaaatttgaaacTGTATGCATGCAGATCTAgttatatgtacatattacCACATTTatagaataaaaaaacagGGTTTGGATGCtaaatttttacaaaatatgaCGAAAAAGGTGCATctacaataatataattatattgagTTGCATTAAAccgagaaaaataaaatgaattgcaaaattaaaaaccctaaaatatagaaaaatatatatttattataatacattAGGAAactacataaaaaaaaaaaaaaaaaatatatattcattgaataaaatttataaatatacaaaaactaaattaaaatagaaatattatttcaaaagtatatttttttaatataaaatatggaataaaaaattaataaaatatttttaatattattttaaaataaataaattaaaatataatatataaattaaaaatataataaattaaaaatattataaattaaaaatataataaattaaaagtataataaattaaaaatataataaatataaaataaccTATGAGTATCATTGTGGTTCATTTTTTCGGAGTGTGTATTAAAATAGCATAAATCAttctataatatattatagcTCAATAGAAAATACATTTTGTTACAGTGCAGAACACTATACTTGcatatatcatttatttatatggatctatatatacacaaggtaatataatatttgaaatagcatataactttttaaattcattttattattaaagatataacTTAATGAAATATGgtttacatataaatattattaatagtaatttctatcattatttttttagatatttttaaatattaagaATCAAGAGTAGGATAACCAAGAAATTATTATCTAAAtctaattaatatatattataacaaaaaatattttactttatattattataaattaagcACCacccaaaaaaatattaattatttttgtggtattataaataatagaaCTTTGCTTCCcgttataaatataaattttataagtccttaaaataatagaaaaatggCTCATTCTGCAAAAGAAGAAGGTAAAACGATGCACCCCCAAGATGAAGACCCAGCtgaattatcaaaatatatagcCAAGGAATCAAGTGCAACATTTTCATACCTTAAGAAAGCGGAGAATTGTATGAAGAAATTTTATGAAAGCTATTTAGTTCCAAATGAAGACGATGATAGTTCACGTGAAAATAGTGATGAGGATAGTgaagaagataaaaaaaaaaatgaaagtgatgacaagaaagaaaaaaaaaagcgaaaaaaaaaaccccAAACATTACTTTCAACAATAAAACATAACGTTTCGAAGAGCATGACAATTCctaatttcattatttttggttttatattcttttttatgGTGATTGCATATTCAAGCATGACAAAGCATAGACAAATAGTAAgtttaattattttgtttgcacttataaatttttattgtattgttttaaatttgataactataatgttacatacaaataatacattgataaaataataattaaaagcAAAAACGTAATGAAACAGTGTTGCATATTATTAAGTAAAATGTTATATGTCTGTGCatgtgttaatatatatctgCATATATAAAGCGCGTACATAGTGTTAAAATAACACATTTCCTTGTAAAccatattatttacattacttatttatttatttatttatttatttatttatttatttatttatttatttatttatttatttatttatttatttatttatttatttatttatttatttatttatttatttatttatttatttatttatttattattacagGGATATGCCGCAGGTTTTCTAGGTGATGCAAGTCAACGCGCTGCTAGACCCGCAGGATGTACTTGTGGAGGACATAAAGCTGCTGCTGCTCATAAATAACTAAAAGGATTAATAAGTTCACGTTACCACATGGTACTACAACGTATTCAGGAGAATGTAGTCATAAGTTAGAATAATATCAAATCTTAATGGATGAACCTGATATAGTATTGGATTTTTTTAGGTACCTCCCAGATATAACTTTATagaacatatatttaaagtaTGAAAATGAgcaattttaataaaaggacgtttttatttttaaaataaaaaataattaaaatttataaaaataatagtaaatgacacaaaatgtaaaattacattaagaaatatatttaagttttgttttaataagtTATACTTAGAATTGtgattaatttaaattttcatttatatatctatGCAATTTATAAGTTTTTAAATAATCGGCTAAATGGTGAATTTTAACTTTTAAGCATTtgcatttatgtttttttcagCACTTTATACagtatgtttatttttaatattattttattattgtattattgtatataaaacatgtatcacaaaaatacaatattttttattaacttgtaattaatatataaagtaATATAGTCccgtaataataatacagtTTATTGCATAATTTTTCTGAACCATATGGGTTGTTTAAtggttatatatttaataatacctaaataatatgcattgGTAAATTAGGGTTAGCTTTTAAGAATatttaagaataataaaatagttaaatGAAAAGTATCCATGGTTATAgttttgaattaaaaaaaaaaaaaaagctagAAAGCCAAAAACCATAATACTATATGCTTCTAAGGTTAATAGGCGCTTTTAATATGTACTAGGAATATTGATATTTGAATCCTAAGAGCATttgtaattttaaataaaatattcgtagtgattcatatatttatgtatgtaATAATTGTTAATAATCTGAAAAAACgtgcattattttttataatttatagataAAATAGGTAGATGAATAAGcacatacaaaaaaaaaaaaaaaatatatatgaatttaaaatatataaaataataaaagaaaaaatattatgtaattataaatttgttaattaaatttatttttaaataccGTTTTCAACCTCAAAATAAggtagaaaaaaaatagaaagcaaaaatatatttttattggtttctaaaaaatagaaacatataataaagaCCCTTTTGtcaatattaaaaaatatgttatcttattttatataaattatatacttatacaaattattattaaaaatgagtAAGGTTCAAGAAAACTGTGGTATAAAATCACATGGAAAAAAGAAAGTTGATGAAGAAGTAACATTGGAAAGCTATAAAGAAGAACCAGAAAAAaaatctatatattttgacACTACGAAAAATAGTACCAAGGAATATAATGATGATAGTACTACAAATGAAAGTGAAGATGATAGAGAAAGTGAATATGAAGATAGTGATGAACATGAAGAAATTAAATTAAAGAGAAAACATGAAGAATATGAAGACGAAGATGATGAGGAAactgacaaaaaaaaaaaaaaaaaaaaaaaaaaaaaaaaaaaaaaaaaaaaaatcaaaactAAAATCGATGATAGCAGTAGTGAAGAAGGAAATAACTTTTACAAGAGTAATAATTGCTCTTTCGATAATTTTCCTTATGTCATTTGCATATGTCAGTAATGAAGATCATGTTATTCGATTTGTAAGTTATAATTcttttatatctatatatctatatatatattattatattatttttaattttgatcgtcttattgttttataaaatattacatatatgaaataataattaaaaataaagtggGTAAAAAAGTAAtgtacatattaataaatacaataatatatattgtaaattatatatatataaaaacacaTACATTGCATGAAAATACATTTTTCCATGAACAcattatttacattattttttttttttatttcagaAAAATTACGTAACTTCATTTATCCCAAGCTCATTCATGCAATCCCCTCAAAAGAGCACAGGAGGATGTTCGTGTTCAAAAAAAGCCAATGCTGCTCTAGCTTCACCTAAAGGAGAAGATCAACCACCATTTGAATGTCCATTAGTAACTCTTAGAAACAAGTTATTGGAAGAATTAGAAAAGGCTTCTCaaagagaaaaaatgaaagaagCTGCAAATGGATCAACACCAATAGTAGAAGGATCCGAAACAACACCAATAGTTACTTTCCCACCAGAACCAGAAGTAGTGCCTTCAGCTGTACCTGCCATTGCACCAGCTCCAGTTTTACCAGCCATTACAGAAGTTCCTTATGCCGCACCAACTCCTTCTCAACCCATCGCTGGTGAAATAGGCAAAACAGCTTAAACATGAATCAAATTCCTTAATGATGAACTATTTATAAAATCGGAATATTGTAATAGTAAAGGACAATATAACTGATACTATACAcgttatatattaaaaattatgcctTGATTTGATCCaacattttcataaaaaGTATAagaatatacaaatattatttatttcaaataataaaataacaataataaaaattaaaattaaataaaatgaatatttttgGATGCCAATggcatatataaaattaatgtttgtatttattattataattatatatatttgttaaaaagcTGTGCCTTTTTTATAGATTTACaactatataaatatattaaatctGTGTTTTTAGTGCATTtatctattattttaatGCTAATATAAgggaattattttttacattccAATCAATAATTAAGTGAActttgttaatatatatgtttttgaTAATTAAATGAACaatgtaaaatataaaacacaACCGCATTCgtttatcatatataaaaaccTTTATTGCAGAAacatcttttttattaaaaatagaaaattagATAACTTTATAAACGGTATCCTTAAATTTTCAAAACAAAGATGATATTTAAGTTAAAATGGTGTAAAAGAATTTAAATGATTTCTAAAGTAGCATATATAACATGATATGTAATgacaattaaatatataaaacacgatttatattatatatatataaataaaaaacatcaaacaataaaaaaatgaaatattactTATTTTCCATCGTTTATAGCtaatcataaataaaaaatataatacgtaaaaaaaaagaaaaattactTATTAAAACATTCAAATACAAATATCGGGACAGtgtttatatatgcataacaCATACAATAGTtaacttataaaaatattatttataaaatgtaaaaatacaaataaaaagttaataaaattatattgtgaatatatgtttatatattcttCAAACATTCATACAAATGCATTTTTGCAATAAAAGATATATCCTTAAAAAGAaattgaaaatgaaaataaatgtttattAGAACATTTCATACTTTTatctaatttatttttagatgtccttcatttttatatattgtaaatttcgcatctttattattatgatttaTCTTCAGCTATTCATCATATGTTtactttaatttattatacatatataattttcctaCCATTTAATTATTGCATCATTTGCAAAATGAAATGAGTATGTCAGCATCCATCAGCGAATActtatacataaatataataaataatcttATAAGTTTTaagttattattttatggaAGAATATTCTTTGATTTATCTATTtgaattatgaaaatttttattcTAATGATTAAAGTTTTCATGAATTATATTTAGAAGCTTCATAGTGATTACCCTAATGATTCCAATTTACATTTGATAGGTTATAATGGTTATTTTGAGTATCCATATATTTCAATATACCAACCATTGGGTTGTAATCACTATTTTGAGTATTCGGGCGTTTCCTAAATTCATATGTCGATTTAGGAGGTCCATTTCGATTATTCCATTTCCAATTTCGTCTATTTGACGTATTTAAATTAGTATTTCGGAAATCTCGATGATTACAATTATCATTTAGTGAGGCTGTGGATCCATTTATACTTTTCCAAAAATTACAAgctttatttaataaattataatcattattatgGGTATTCAAATTATTCTCATTTCTATTAGGTTCCATAGAATATCGATTTGTAGTATTCAAATTATTCTCATTTATATTAGATTCCATATAATATCGATTTGCAgtattcaaattattatcatttctATTAAATTCCATATAATATCGATTTGCAGTATTcaaattatcatcatttcTATTAGATTCCATATAATATCGATTTGCAGTATTcaaattatcatcatttcTATTAGATTCCATATAATATCGATTTGCAgtattcaaattattatcatttctATTAGATTCCATATAATATCGATTTGCAgtattcaaattattatcatttctATTAGATTCCATATAATATCGATTTGCAgtattcaaattattatcatttctATTAGATTCCATATAATATCGATTTGCAGTATTCAAATTATTCCTACTTCCATATTCTGGCTTAAAATTAGAAAATGGAGTATTCCattgtttaaaaaatttatatacaaaattaaaagCATTGTTTTCTGTATTTGGTGAGTTGGGGTTTTTGGATGATGAATTATTCAAATCGCTTTTTTGTTCCTTTTCTGTTTTCTCCTTTTCTGTTTTCtccttttcttttaattttctttttgggggcttataattttctttttcatctttCCAAAGATTCcatttcttttcttttattagtTTGTCTATAAATTCATTACGCCATTCTTCATAATTCTGGATTGTatcattttcaaatttttccCACTCGTTACTTTTCTTATTCGTAAAAAAGTAATTTTTAACTTCTACCCATTCTTTCCATTCAAGtgattctttatttaatctattttcccattttttcatatttttaaatttcgacttatataatttaataagccgtttattaatatatttccatttcTTCCAATATTTATCCTCACGAACTTTCCAATCAGATGATAGCCATTCatcgaatatattttttttccaattatCCCATTCGCGCCTAGCCCATTTatccatattatatttattttttaataaccaGTTTTTGAATTCTAAATCCATGGATTTTTCAACTTCGTTTTTTACCCATTCTGCCCATTGTTCATCATCAAAGTCTGATGATTCTgtaagaatattttttttatatgctctttctaaattttcattataatgcatccatttattttcataattttctttCCACTGATTCCATTCTTTACCTTTAACCtcaatcattttttttgcatcATCTTCTAATTTAGAATTGAATTCTTCAAAATTGTAATCTAAATCGGATTTCCAGGATTCCCATAATTCCTCTTTACATTCTTCAGATTCTTCTATATTATCTACATCTTTTtctgatttatttttatgttctTCATTAGTGCATGGTATGGgaagttttatattctaaagaaaaaaatgaaagaaaaaatacaagcatatatgtatgataatatgttttgaaaatgtattttatgaattatatatttatttacatatataattttccatatttatCATCGTATTagagaaaattaaaaaatagaatatttttcgacaatatttttaaaaaaacttacattattaattcttttaaaaattctTGGCAATAAAAAACTAATGATTAAAGCTGCAAATGTTATCATTAGTAATTGCAAAGGGTTATCCCCAATATGCATATTCATGGTATATTCTCTTAACCTTTGTACGACTTGGAGATTTTCTAATTCTTCCTTATATTTTAGAAGGAATATACGGCTATTTTCTAATTTGTCAGTTATTACTTTACTATAGGTTATGGCATTGTGAGCTAATGGATAATGTATTATAGGTTTAATAGAATCTGAAAATTTAGAAATCATACTATTAAATCTTATCATATTAATCTTcgaatataatataattatttgccTTAAAATTTCAGCATTCCCCACTGGGATTTCATTGGTAATTACGCCATCAGAATTAATTAATGGTTCATCAAGTGCTTCAGATAATGTTTCATCTACTGTTTCAGAATCAAGTAATTCATTAGTGCTATTCGCCACATTAGGAACATTTTGAATATCTAGATCGCTTGTTTTATCTTCAtcactaaataaaatttgacTATCATCATGTTCATCATCTATAGTATCCACGCTTAAAGTATTAATATCTTCATCTGTATTTATTGTttccatattattatattcctaATCATATGCATTATAGTATAAACAGTTATAATTTGGgatgaatatttataaaattaagtaTTTGAAGCAAtcgaatatatatattttaataaacatATGTGGCATAAAAGTTAATAAGATTTTTAACACAAATATATTCTAAAATAAgaaaatcattattatttatattatatatatatttaggaaaatttatgtatcatttttttagacgatgaaaataaaattattcaatTTTATGTATTCGTgatagtattatatattcaaatgattattataataattattattatattattattatattattattataattattattattatattattataataattattttactattattatattattataattattgttttactattattattatattattattatattattattataattattatattattattattataattattattattatataattataatttcatGTGTTAGATTAAATGAGCacggaaaaaaaaatatgataaataatatgctgtttattattttatggaGCTGCTTGATTTTCTTtataagatataaaaatacaataaataacaataataaaaatgaaaattaaccaaaattaatatttttagatACCAAGggcatttataaaattaatgtttgtatttattattataaatatattttttttttaaatggtaTTCCGTTTTTATAGATTCTTACaactatataaatattaaatctGTGCTTTTTTTtacgtattatattattttaattataatgcCCTATAAGTGAATTCGCTTATTTACAGATcatcataaataaaaaatataatacgtaaaaaaaataaaaaatgtttattaaaatatgcgCATACAAATATCAACATAAAGGGTTTTTAGGAccataatacatataataattaacttatataaatattatttataaaatttaaaatcgCAAATAAAAAGCCAATAAGATTATATTgggaatatatttttatatatttttcaaacatTTATGCAGATACCtttttgtaataaaatatatatctttaaaaaaaatagaaaatgaaaataaatgtttattAGCATATTTCATGCTTTTATCTGCTTATTAATTTTTAGCTGTCCTCcatttgtatatattgtaGTTTCgcatctttattattatttatattcagctattcatcatatttttactttaatttattatacatatataattccCATAgcatttaattattgaatcATTTACAAAATGAAATGATTATGTTAGCATCTATCAGCGAATACTTATAcgtaaatataataaataatctt belongs to Plasmodium yoelii strain 17X genome assembly, chromosome: 11 and includes:
- a CDS encoding membrane associated histidine-rich protein 1a, putative, producing MAHSAKEEGKTMHPQDEDPAELSKYIAKESSATFSYLKKAENCMKKFYESYLVPNEDDDSSRENSDEDSEEDKKKNESDDKKEKKKRKKKPQTLLSTIKHNVSKSMTIPNFIIFGFIFFFMVIAYSSMTKHRQIGYAAGFLGDASQRAARPAGCTCGGHKAAAAHK
- a CDS encoding tryptophan-rich antigen: METINTDEDINTLSVDTIDDEHDDSQILFSDEDKTSDLDIQNVPNVANSTNELLDSETVDETLSEALDEPLINSDGVITNEIPVGNAEILRQIIILYSKINMIRFNSMISKFSDSIKPIIHYPLAHNAITYSKVITDKLENSRIFLLKYKEELENLQVVQRLREYTMNMHIGDNPLQLLMITFAALIISFLLPRIFKRINNNIKLPIPCTNEEHKNKSEKDVDNIEESEECKEELWESWKSDLDYNFEEFNSKLEDDAKKMIEVKGKEWNQWKENYENKWMHYNENLERAYKKNILTESSDFDDEQWAEWVKNEVEKSMDLEFKNWLLKNKYNMDKWARREWDNWKKNIFDEWLSSDWKVREDKYWKKWKYINKRLIKLYKSKFKNMKKWENRLNKESLEWKEWVEVKNYFFTNKKSNEWEKFENDTIQNYEEWRNEFIDKLIKEKKWNLWKDEKENYKPPKRKLKEKEKTEKEKTEKEQKSDLNNSSSKNPNSPNTENNAFNFVYKFFKQWNTPFSNFKPEYGSRNNLNTANRYYMESNRNDNNLNTANRYYMESNRNDNNLNTANRYYMESNRNDNNLNTANRYYMESNRNDDNLNTANRYYMESNRNDDNLNTANRYYMEFNRNDNNLNTANRYYMESNINENNLNTTNRYSMEPNRNENNLNTHNNDYNLLNKACNFWKSINGSTASLNDNCNHRDFRNTNLNTSNRRNWKWNNRNGPPKSTYEFRKRPNTQNSDYNPMVGILKYMDTQNNHYNLSNVNWNH
- a CDS encoding membrane associated histidine-rich protein 1b, putative, encoding MSKVQENCGIKSHGKKKVDEEVTLESYKEEPEKKSIYFDTTKNSTKEYNDDSTTNESEDDRESEYEDSDEHEEIKLKRKHEEYEDEDDEETDKKKKKKKKKKKKKKKIKTKIDDSSSEEGNNFYKSNNCSFDNFPYKNYVTSFIPSSFMQSPQKSTGGCSCSKKANAALASPKGEDQPPFECPLVTLRNKLLEELEKASQREKMKEAANGSTPIVEGSETTPIVTFPPEPEVVPSAVPAIAPAPVLPAITEVPYAAPTPSQPIAGEIGKTA